CCTCACCTTTGGTGCGGTTATAAAACACCCATGAGTTAGCATTAGCCCCCATCGCACTTACCAATAGAAAATGCCGCGCTCCCAGCCGCAAGCCGGTTTCACCGGCGGCCAATACCAACCGATAATCCACCAGACGAAATGCCGCCTGGCTGCCAGCTTGCTTGCGGGTGGTCCCCAAACAACAAAAGACCAAATCCACCGGCTGATCCAAGGTTTTCAGCAACTCGCCGATATTTTCACCCTGAGGATTAATGAGTTTATTCATGACTGGCAAGGGTTTACGGCTGGGTGCAATAATGGATGTCACTCTGGCATCCAAACGTAGCAGACGCAGTAATTCGCCCCCCACCAGGCCACTTGCGCCCAGTAATAATACCTTCGCCATCTGACCTCCTGCCTTATGGTATTGATGCTAACGCCACGAAAACGTGCGGAGACAATTATTGAAATCAATTGTTATGAATAATACATACCAGAAACACTATTACATAGAATCGAAAAATAGCAGTTATCATTAAAACAGGGAATTTATAGTGAAGAGTCTTGCTGCCAATACAGTTTTTTGCCAAAACCAAGGGTATTATTAGTCATCTTAATTTCCAGCAGATTGAGCTGCCAGAGTGGAGCGGATACCACTTTAGCCACCGGAAAGCGGCGGCAGTAGAGCTGGCGAGCGCGGTGTTCCGCATCCCCTGTTAATTCGCTTATCTCTGCGCGGTATTGAATACCTTTAATCAAGGCTACCGTGCGCGGCTGGGTGGCGATGGTGCCGACAACCTGTGAGTTTATCTGCATCAGTTCGCCATGTCGGGTATGCTTTTCTGTCATGATAAATAGCGCCATCTGCGTTTCATCAAATACGTAAAAACAGTTGGCACACCACATATCCATACCGCTACCCGCACACAGCGTCAGTACATGTTGCTGGCGCAGGAAACGGCTAATGCCCAGCAGATCATCAGGGTTATTCACGTCACTCATTATTCACAACACCCTCTGGCTTAAAAGCGGTATTGAGTGTACATCAAGTCCCCCGCAACAAGCAGCTCTGCGGCTATTCAGTTGCGTTTACTCACATGGAAAAGCCTTTGCCACACGTTCACCACACTTATCTCTGAGTAGGAGATCATTGCCAGCATATCCCTCCCAAGAATAGGGTCTTAATCGAGCAACAACCTAATAACGTGATTTAGCTAGCATTTACTGCATAAGATGCATATGAATTTATATGCAAATTGCGCGTATAAATTTGGATGTAACAAATAATTATGGATTAACAAATAAAATACAAAAACTATTAAGAATCCGCTCTCATGCCGAATATTGGATAATAATAAGCTTTCTTATGTATCCGCCGTGTTAAATATAGCCACACTGTTTTGCATAACATACAGTACAGTTTTGAATAAACAACGTTTAAAATGAATAAAATAAAGTTTTTATTCATTTTTTAGTCAGATTCTCTTTTTAAATCGGTAGAAAACATGATTTGAGTCACAGAATGAATAAGTGTTATGACTAAAATAGCCGTCATCAGTACATTGTTCGTAAACCTTGTTTAAAGAATAGAGACCTTACGTAAATGGAAAATAACAACAAAAAAATGGCGCATATAAGGCGGACAACGCATTTAATGATGCCGGCACACCGTAGTTATTTTAACTTTTCCTACTATCATTATAGATAACATCCTCCCTGCGATGACATCCACTTTTATTGGATAGTCATTGTCTATGCACAATATTTAACAAATGCGAAAAGCGTTCACGACCTTTACGTTGAGTTAACTATTGTCTGCTTTCTCCGAAGAGACTAACACTCGGTTATATTTATACGTCTATCTGATTATGGTTTTTTATTAACCAATCGATACTCAGCCTGTGTTATTCATCTTTCAGCAGAAACATAGCTATCCTGTAAAATTTACTGTCACCTTTGTCATTAATGCTAAATGACCAGAGGATCACTGCGCCTAAAATTCAGTCGCTGTGTTACGCAGAAAAAACATAAAGCAGCCAAGACGATTAATGAATGTTGTTTCATTGATACGGATTGTTATACCCAAAATTTAATATAAATTAATTTAAATAAACCAACAATAGCCTCTTAAAATAAAAGAGAATTTATGATGAAAAAATTAAATATCGCGGCAAGTTTATCTGCTATGCCTTGCTTTGAATCACAGCGTGAAGTCGTAGATGTTTTACACACTGATTTTACTGATATTGCCGCCGTCGTGCTTTCAGTTCAGGACATTAATAATGGTGTCATTGAAAGCATTCATGAGTTAGGTTTAGAGATTCCAATTTTTGCCGCTGTTTGCTGTGAAGAAGAATTGAACACCGATGTATTACCCTCTTTAAACGGGGTATTTGAACTGTGTGGCGACAACACTGATTTTTATGGTAAACAACTTGAATCAGCTGCAGAAAAATATGAGAAAGAGCTGTTACCACCGTTCTTTAGCACATTAAAAAAATACGTGGAGATGGGTAATTCCACCTTTGCTTGCCCTGGTCATCAGGGTGGTCAATTCTTCCGTAAACACCCAGCGGGCCGCCAATTTTTTGACTTCTACGGCGAAACTATTTTCCGCTCTGATATGTGTAATGCCGACGTTAAATTAGGTGATTTGCTTATTCATGAAGGCGCACCTTGTGATGCTCAAAAACATGCAGCGAAAGTATTTAACGCAGATAAAACCTATTTCGTACTGAATGGCACTTCTGCTTCTAATAAAGTCGCGACTAATGCGCTATTAGCGCGTGGTGATCTGGTGCTGTTTGACCGTAATAACCATAAATCCAACCATCATGGTGCGCTGATTCAGGCTGGTGCAACACCGGTATATCTGGAAACTGCCCGTAACCCATTTGGCTTTATTGGTGGTATTGATGCCCACTGTTTTGAAGAAAAATACCTGCGGGAACAAATCCGTAGCGTAGCACCTGATCGTGCTAATGAAGCGCGCCCGTTCCGTCTGGCTATCATCCAACTGGGTACTTATGACGGCACCATCTATAACGCTCGTCAGGTTGTGGATAAAATTGGCCACCTTTGTGACTATATTCTGTTCGACTCTGCTTGGGTTGGTTACGAACAATTTATTCCAATGATGAAAGATTGTTCACCATTATTGCTTGAACTGAATGAAAACGATCCGGGTATTATCGTTACTCAATCAGTACATAAACAACAAGCTGGTTTCTCACAAACTTCGCAGATTCATAAAAAAGATAAACATATTAAAGGCCAGGATCGTTACTGCAATCATAAACGCTTTAATAACGCCTTTATGTTGCATGCCTCCACCAGCCCATTCTATCCATTGTTTGCCGCTTTAGATGTTAACGCAAAAATGCATGAAGGCAAAAGTGGTCAACGCATGTGGCTCGATTGTGTTAAGACCGGTATTGAAGCACGTAAAATGATCTTGAATACCTGTAATATGATTAAACCTTTTGTACCGGTAGAAGTTGATGGTAAACCATGGCAGCAATATGACACCGAAGCCATGGCACAAGATTTACGCTTCTTTAATTTTATTCCTGGCGAAAAATGGCATGCATTTGAAGGCTATGAAGAGTCACAATATTTTGTTGACCCATGCAAATTATTATTAACCACTCCAGGGATTGATACGAATACTGGCGAATATACTGCATCAGGGATCCCGGCGACCATTCTTGCTAACTTCCTACGCGAAAATGGTATCGTGCCAGAAAAATGTGACCTTAACTCGATCCTATTCTTATTAACGCCAGCAGAAGATTTGGCGAAAATGCAGCACCTGGTCGCACAAATTGCCCGATTTGAACGTTTCATCGAAGAAGATGCAATGTTAATCGATGTATTACCTACTGTGTATCGCAATAATGAAACACGTTATCAAGGTTATACTATTGGCAAATTATGTCAGGAAATGCATGACCTTTATGTCAGCTATGATGTTAAACAGCTACAAAAAGAAATGTTCCGTAAACAGTATTTCCCTAAAGTTATGATGAATCCGCAAGATGCCAATATTGAATTCGTCCGTGGTCATGCAGAATTAGTTCCATTGTGTAAAGCCGAAGGCCGAATTGCTGCTGAAGGTGCACTTCCTTACCCACCGGGAGTATTGTGTGTGGTCCCTGGCGAAGTTTGGGGTGGCGCTGCACAGCGTTATTTCCTGGCATTAGAAGAAAGTATTAATTTACTACCAGGGTTTGCACCTGAGTTACAAGGTGTTTATTTACAAGTCGACGAAGATGGTTGGAACCGTGCATACGGTTATATGATGAAGCAATAAGTTAATAATAATAAATTTATACCCGATTTAGTTGACGCTACAGCCTGGCGGCAAATGAAACGATCCCGAATCACTGGATAATATTAAGTGATTCGGGTGAAAAATCTGTTTGCGTGGCCCAAGAAGGATAGGCCGAGTAATGATAATCGCCAACAACACTGTAGTTTCAAATAAAAAGGGATTTGACGACACCAATAACTCAAACCTGTGGGGATAAATTATTCCCACAGTCTCTGAAATTAAAAAAGAGATAATAAAAATGAGTAAAACAAATAATAAGATGGGAGTAGTACAGCTAACAATTCTGACAGCCGTCAATATGATGGGGTCGGGAATAATTATGCTACCAACCAAACTCGCCGAAGTCGGGACAATCTCTATCGTCTCATGGTTAGTCACCGCAGTAGGTTCAATGGCACTGGCTTATGCCTTCGCCCAATGTGGGATGTTCAGCCGTAAATCCGGTGGTATGGGCGGCTATGCTGAATATGCATTCGGTAAGTCTGGCAACTTTATGGCGAACTACACCTACGGTGCTTCACTGTTGATTGCCAATATCGCCATTGCAATATCTGCAGTAGGTTATGGTACTGAATTGTTGGGGGCGACACTCACTCCACTGGGTATTTGTATTGCAACCATTGGCGTGCTGTGGCTGGCAACAGTTGCTAACTTCGGTGGCGCGCGCATTACGGGGCAGATCAGTAGTGTTACTATCTGGGGGGTTATTATCCCAGTGGTCGGTATCTCAATCGTCGGCTGGTTCTGGTTTAGCAGCTCAGCCTATATGGCAGCCTGGAACCCACATGCAGTTCCTACGTTTGAAGCTATCGGTTCTTCTATCTCAATGACCTTGTGGGCCTTCCTTGGTCTGGAATCTGCTTGTGCCAACACCGATGCTGTCGAAAACCCTGAACGTAACGTTCCGATCGCCGTACTGGGTGGGACTTTAGGTGCCGCAGTTATCTATATCATCTCAACCAACGTGATTGCCGGTATCGTGCCAAATATGGATTTGGCTAACTCTACAGCGCCATTTGGCCTGGCATTCGCTTATATGTTCACCCCAGCGGTCGGTAAAATCATCATGGCATTGATGATCATGTCCTGCGTGGGTTCATTACTGGGTTGGCAGTTCACCATCGCTCAGGTATTTAAATCCTCCGCTGATGAAGGTTTCTTCCCGAAAATTTTCTCAAAAGTCAGTAAAGCAGATGCGCCAATCAAAGGGATGTTAACCATTGTTGTCATCCAGAGTGTGTTGTCCCTGATGACCATTAGCCCGTCATTGAACAAACAGTTCAATGTGTTGGTCAATCTGGCGGTAGTAACTAATATCATCCCTTATATTCTGTCGATGGCGGCGCTGGTCATTATCCAGAAAACAGCCAATGTGCCACCAGCCAAAGCGCGTAAAGCCAATATCATTGCCTTTATCGGTGCGATGTATAGCTTCTATGCGCTTTACAGCTCTGGGCAAGAAGCGATGACATGGGGTGCGATTGTTACCTTCCTTGGTTGGACACTGTACGGTTTGGTTTCACCACGCTTTGAATTTGCAGCAAAAACCAAATAAATAGCCATAACCCGGCGGGTGGAAGGTCACTTCCCCCGCCTATTTAACCAATCAGGTGCCAGCAGATAAAAAAGTCAGGATGCCGCAGCCAATTCCGGTAATAATGTTCCGCACCGCTACCCCCGGACTGGAATAAAATTATGTCGGACAGCCTATGGCATCTCTATCTACTGCGCACCCCCACTGGCATGCTCTATACCGGGATCACCACTGATGTAACACGGCGATTGGCCCAACATCAGGTAGGGAAAGGCGCAAAAGCGCTGCGAGGAAAAGGTGAGTTAACATTGGTATTTCAGTGTGAGGCCGGGGATAGATCAACAGCATTGAAGTTGGAATATCGGGTGAAACAACTCAATAAGCAGCAAAAAGAAAAGCTGGTAGTTAGCCAGCCTTCTTCATTGCTATCGTTGCTCGCCGCTAAAAGCGATTAAACGGGGCAGAGAACACCACTTCGCCATCAGCGCCCGTCAATGCATCTTCCGCCAACGCATAAACCTGAAAAGCTTCTTCGGTACCGGGCCAACGGCAGCTCAACTGATGACGAACTGCGGGCACAAAACCAAAACGCTGATAATAGGCTGGGGAGCCTAGCACCACGACAGCGGCATAGCCAAATTCATTCAGGGAGTCTAGCCCTTCGTATATCAGCTTTTCAGCCAAGCCTTGGCGGCGCAACCCCTCCGCCACGGCCAGTGGTGCCAGTGCGACCCATTGACGGTCTTCACCTCCCACCTCTACCGGGCTGAATGCTGCATAACCAACCACACCGCCTTCATCGTCAGTTGCCACGATACCCAATGTCAATAAGCCGTCTTCACGCAGTTGCTGTACCAGCTCGGCTTCTGCATCTTGCTTGAAGGCTTGGCGCAATAGGGCGTCGATCCCCGGCGCATCTACCGGAATTTCAACCCGGATCAGCACGATGCTAATGTACGGGAAGCACTCACCGCACCCTCTTGCTGACCAGCCTCGATAAATTCAGCCAGTTGTTGCAGGCCAACACGCAGTAATGTTGGCATGGACTCCAACTCAATGGCATCCATTAGATTTTTGACATACAGACCCAATTCAGTATCCCCTTCAATTCGTAACCGGCGCTGGAAAAACAGCGTATCCGGATCTTCTTTACGGGCAGCGATCAAAATCAAATCGTTGGCATCACCGCTAAAGCTCACATCAGCTTCAGCCTGTTGGCTTACGACCAGCCTACCGTGTTCTACCGTCATAAACCATTGCAATGCGAGGTCTCGCACTTCAATTTTTAGCCAGCGGGATTCCAAAAACTCCAGTTCTCCGTCCAGCAGAGCCTGACGAAGTTGCCACCCGAGCACTTGCTCTATTACCTGACGCTTTAAGGCAAATGGTGTCAATTTTAATGGACCTCGCAGCAGCGCAGGCCCTTGACTCACCAGACGTGCTCGTAGTTTTCCCAACACAGGCAGACTCCTTTTAACCCAGATAAAAAAGGTAAATGTGTTATATCAATAAATTTTGCACCAAGTTATGGCTGAAAGTATTGCTAAATATCAGAAGAATAGCACCAATGCCAAAGAAACTGCCTTAAATCAAGGTCCGTGTGGGACAGGTTAACTAGAATCGCCATTCGATAAGATTTTCATCGCCACGAATATCATCTTCGGATGGGAAAAATAATTGCCAGCGGTAACCTCAGCAAGGCGAGCCGTTGACTCATTCAGGAAAATTCTATGGAGCTGCTTTGTCCTGCCGGCAACTTACCTGCATTAAAGGCTGCCATTGATAATGGTGCCGATGCAGTTTATATCGGTTTGAAAGATGATACCAACGCCCGCCATTTTGCTGGCCTCAATTTCACCGATAAAAAGTTGCAGGAAGCGGTCAATTACGTTCATAGCCGCAAACGTAAACTGCATATCGCCATTAACACCTTCGCCCACCCTGACGGTTATTCCCGCTGGCAGCGGGCAGTGGATATGGCGGCACAGCTTGGGGCTGATGCCCTGATCCTGGCTGATTTGGCCATGCTGGAATATGCAGCCGAACGTTACCCAGAGGTTGAGCGCCATGTATCGGTACAGGCGTCGGCTACCAATGATGAGGCTATCCGCTTTTATCAACGTCATTTCGATGTGGCGCGAGTGGTTTTACCGCGCGTACTGTCAATGCATCAGGTGAAACAATTGTCGCGTACCAGCCCAGTGCCACTGGAGGTCTTTGCCTTTGGTAGCTTATGCATTATGGCTGAGGGCCGTTGCTACCTTTCCTCCTATTTGACCGGTGAATCACCCAATACGGTCGGTGCCTGCTCTCCAGCGCGTTTTGTTCGCTGGCAGCAAACCCCACAGGGGATGGAGTCTCGCCTTAATGAAGTGCTGATAGACCGTTATGAAGATAATGAAAATGCCGGTTATCCCACCCTGTGCAAAGGCCGTTATCGGGTAGACGGTCAGCGCTATCATGCGTTGGAAGAGCCAACCAGCTTGAATACGCTTGAGTTATTACCGGAGCTGTTTGCTGCCAACATTGCGTCAGTGAAAATTGAAGGCCGCCAACGCAGCCCGGCTTATGTCAGCCAGGTTGCCAAGGTCTGGCGACAGGCAATTGACCACTATCAGGCCAATCCTTCGCAGTTTGTCGCTAAAGCGGAATGGATGGAGCAACTGGGCGCAATGTCCGAAGGTACTCAAACCACATTGGGTGCTTATCATCGTAAGTGGCAGTAGCCGGAGGAAACATGAAGTACGCCTTAGGCGCAGTACTCTATTACTGGCCGAAAACTGATATCGAAACCTTTTACCAAGCTGCAGCTAACAGTAGCGCCGACATTATTTATCTCGGTGAGAATGTCTGTACCAAACGCCGTGAAATGAAGGTGGGTGACTGGTTGGCACTTGCAAAAGAAGTGGCTGCCAGTGGCAAACAGGTGGTTATTTCCACACTGGCGCTGCTGCAAGCACCGTCAGAGTTGAATGAATTAAAGCGTTATGTGGAAAACGGTGAGTTTTTGCTGGAGGCCAATGATCTGGGGGCGGTGAATATGGCCGCTGAGCGTGGCCTACCCTTTGTTGCCGGCCATGCACTGAATTGCTACAACGCTTATACTCTGCGAATTTTACACCGCCAGGGCATGATGCGTTGGTGTATGCCGGTTGAGCTATCACGTGACTGGCTGGTTAATGTGCTGCAACAGTGTGAAGAACTGGGGTTCCGCAACCAGTTTGAGGTAGAGGTCTTGAGCTACGGCCACTTACCGCTGGCTTATTCCGCCCGTTGCTTCACCGCGCGCTCAGAAGACCGAGCCAAAGATGAGTGTGAAACCTGCTGCATCAACTACCCACAAGGGCGGCCGGTATTATCACAAGAAGACCAACAGGTATTCATCCTCAATGGTATTCAAACCCAAAGTGGCTACTGTTATAACCTCGGTAATGAACTGATTTCCATGCAAGGATTAGTGGATATCGTGCGACTTTCTCCGCAAGGCCTGGATACGCTGGCAGTTATCGAGCAGTTCCGGGCTAATGAGCAAGGGTTGAACCCACTTATTTTGACCGATAAAAACGATTGTAACGGCTACTGGCGGCGTCTCGCTGGGCTGGAATTGGTGTCATAAATAAGCCATCGGGCGTAGCACTACGCCCGATATTTCTCTATGCGCTGGCATTCTTACCCAGCCACTCGATATAGCTACCACACGAATCGTAGGCTCCATCGCGCTTTCTTTTTCATCGCCTCAATCGTCCTTTTGCCGCCGCATTTATTCCCCCTTCGCAACCCACGATTTAGATTATGCTTTTATACGTGATAGTCGCGCACTGCATGTGATTTTTTATGTGCATAGTAAGGCGACTAGACACCCTATTTGGGTTAATAAATTAGTGCGTTCGCCCTTCAAGCGACTCGACATAAGGTTAAGATGGACGACTCTATGACTGACAAAAAGACAGTACCGCTTTCAGTACTTGATTTATCGCCGATAGCGCAAGGCAAGACACCACGAGAGGCTTTTCATGCTTCGCTGGATCTAGCTCAACATGCTGAAAAGTGGGGATATCACCGCTATTGGCTCGCTGAGCATCATAATATGACAGGTATTGCCAGCGCGGCGACCTCGGTACTGATTGGCTATATTGCCGGGGGTACCAAGAGCATCCGCGTAGGCTCTGGCGGGGTCATGCTACCTAACCACTCACCACTGGTGATTGCAGAACAGTTTGGTACCCTCGCCTCCCTCTACCCAAACCGTATCGATCTCGGCCTT
The sequence above is drawn from the Yersinia intermedia genome and encodes:
- a CDS encoding YhbP family protein, producing MSDVNNPDDLLGISRFLRQQHVLTLCAGSGMDMWCANCFYVFDETQMALFIMTEKHTRHGELMQINSQVVGTIATQPRTVALIKGIQYRAEISELTGDAEHRARQLYCRRFPVAKVVSAPLWQLNLLEIKMTNNTLGFGKKLYWQQDSSL
- the speFL gene encoding leader peptide SpeFL, with the protein product MAHIRRTTHLMMPAHRSYFNFSYYHYR
- the speF gene encoding ornithine decarboxylase SpeF encodes the protein MKKLNIAASLSAMPCFESQREVVDVLHTDFTDIAAVVLSVQDINNGVIESIHELGLEIPIFAAVCCEEELNTDVLPSLNGVFELCGDNTDFYGKQLESAAEKYEKELLPPFFSTLKKYVEMGNSTFACPGHQGGQFFRKHPAGRQFFDFYGETIFRSDMCNADVKLGDLLIHEGAPCDAQKHAAKVFNADKTYFVLNGTSASNKVATNALLARGDLVLFDRNNHKSNHHGALIQAGATPVYLETARNPFGFIGGIDAHCFEEKYLREQIRSVAPDRANEARPFRLAIIQLGTYDGTIYNARQVVDKIGHLCDYILFDSAWVGYEQFIPMMKDCSPLLLELNENDPGIIVTQSVHKQQAGFSQTSQIHKKDKHIKGQDRYCNHKRFNNAFMLHASTSPFYPLFAALDVNAKMHEGKSGQRMWLDCVKTGIEARKMILNTCNMIKPFVPVEVDGKPWQQYDTEAMAQDLRFFNFIPGEKWHAFEGYEESQYFVDPCKLLLTTPGIDTNTGEYTASGIPATILANFLRENGIVPEKCDLNSILFLLTPAEDLAKMQHLVAQIARFERFIEEDAMLIDVLPTVYRNNETRYQGYTIGKLCQEMHDLYVSYDVKQLQKEMFRKQYFPKVMMNPQDANIEFVRGHAELVPLCKAEGRIAAEGALPYPPGVLCVVPGEVWGGAAQRYFLALEESINLLPGFAPELQGVYLQVDEDGWNRAYGYMMKQ
- the potE gene encoding putrescine-ornithine antiporter, whose amino-acid sequence is MSKTNNKMGVVQLTILTAVNMMGSGIIMLPTKLAEVGTISIVSWLVTAVGSMALAYAFAQCGMFSRKSGGMGGYAEYAFGKSGNFMANYTYGASLLIANIAIAISAVGYGTELLGATLTPLGICIATIGVLWLATVANFGGARITGQISSVTIWGVIIPVVGISIVGWFWFSSSAYMAAWNPHAVPTFEAIGSSISMTLWAFLGLESACANTDAVENPERNVPIAVLGGTLGAAVIYIISTNVIAGIVPNMDLANSTAPFGLAFAYMFTPAVGKIIMALMIMSCVGSLLGWQFTIAQVFKSSADEGFFPKIFSKVSKADAPIKGMLTIVVIQSVLSLMTISPSLNKQFNVLVNLAVVTNIIPYILSMAALVIIQKTANVPPAKARKANIIAFIGAMYSFYALYSSGQEAMTWGAIVTFLGWTLYGLVSPRFEFAAKTK
- a CDS encoding GIY-YIG nuclease family protein; its protein translation is MSDSLWHLYLLRTPTGMLYTGITTDVTRRLAQHQVGKGAKALRGKGELTLVFQCEAGDRSTALKLEYRVKQLNKQQKEKLVVSQPSSLLSLLAAKSD
- a CDS encoding GNAT family N-acetyltransferase, giving the protein MLIRVEIPVDAPGIDALLRQAFKQDAEAELVQQLREDGLLTLGIVATDDEGGVVGYAAFSPVEVGGEDRQWVALAPLAVAEGLRRQGLAEKLIYEGLDSLNEFGYAAVVVLGSPAYYQRFGFVPAVRHQLSCRWPGTEEAFQVYALAEDALTGADGEVVFSAPFNRF
- the ubiT gene encoding ubiquinone anaerobic biosynthesis accessory factor UbiT; translation: MLGKLRARLVSQGPALLRGPLKLTPFALKRQVIEQVLGWQLRQALLDGELEFLESRWLKIEVRDLALQWFMTVEHGRLVVSQQAEADVSFSGDANDLILIAARKEDPDTLFFQRRLRIEGDTELGLYVKNLMDAIELESMPTLLRVGLQQLAEFIEAGQQEGAVSASRTLASC
- the ubiU gene encoding ubiquinone anaerobic biosynthesis protein UbiU, yielding MELLCPAGNLPALKAAIDNGADAVYIGLKDDTNARHFAGLNFTDKKLQEAVNYVHSRKRKLHIAINTFAHPDGYSRWQRAVDMAAQLGADALILADLAMLEYAAERYPEVERHVSVQASATNDEAIRFYQRHFDVARVVLPRVLSMHQVKQLSRTSPVPLEVFAFGSLCIMAEGRCYLSSYLTGESPNTVGACSPARFVRWQQTPQGMESRLNEVLIDRYEDNENAGYPTLCKGRYRVDGQRYHALEEPTSLNTLELLPELFAANIASVKIEGRQRSPAYVSQVAKVWRQAIDHYQANPSQFVAKAEWMEQLGAMSEGTQTTLGAYHRKWQ
- a CDS encoding U32 family peptidase, with product MKYALGAVLYYWPKTDIETFYQAAANSSADIIYLGENVCTKRREMKVGDWLALAKEVAASGKQVVISTLALLQAPSELNELKRYVENGEFLLEANDLGAVNMAAERGLPFVAGHALNCYNAYTLRILHRQGMMRWCMPVELSRDWLVNVLQQCEELGFRNQFEVEVLSYGHLPLAYSARCFTARSEDRAKDECETCCINYPQGRPVLSQEDQQVFILNGIQTQSGYCYNLGNELISMQGLVDIVRLSPQGLDTLAVIEQFRANEQGLNPLILTDKNDCNGYWRRLAGLELVS